From Gossypium raimondii isolate GPD5lz chromosome 11, ASM2569854v1, whole genome shotgun sequence:
AGTAGTTATCCTTGTAATATAATATTGATGAGCtaatcattttctcttctcaaTGATTAATTTGCAGACATTGCGTAGGCTAGCTCAAAATCGGGAGGCTGCAAGAAAAAGCCGGTTAAGGAAGAAGGTATTTGATCGATTAAACTTctttaatgttttcaattttattgtgTTCCTATCTCaagattttattatattcttgTTTCAAGTACCTAATATGGTAGAGTTccattttgtctttattttaaattaagttcaGAGATCACTCGTAAAAATCCACCTTTATTCTTAATCCTTTTTTCTGCTCTCAAAATATAGGCGTATGTGCAACAGCTAGAGAGTAGCCGACTGAAACTGACTCAACTCGAGCAGGAACTGCAGCGAGCTCGTCAGCAGGTTTGCTCTATGTTATCCCATCAATATTGTGATGTATATTTTGAATTCTTAGGTTTTTGGGCTGATAATGCTGGCTATTATGCCTCACGTTTCTTTATCTTTACTTCTTTAACTGCAGGGTATATTCATTTCAAGCACGGGAGATCAATCTCATTCGATGAGTGGAAATGGTGCGTAAGCTTTATTTTCATCATCGGAATTTGAAAACTGGTATTATGATTTAGTGCTAGGGGCTCGGAGTTCAAGCAATTATGGATGCCTTTGTTTGACATGGCCCGAACATTTATGGACTGCTATACAGGTGCCTTGGCATTTGACGTTGAATATTCACGGTGGCTAGAGGAGCACAATAAGCATATAAATGAGTTGAGGGCTGCAGTCAATTCACATGCTGGTGACGCCGAACTTCGCACTATTGTCGACAGCGTCACAGCTCATTTTGATGACATTTTCCGTTTGAAAGGTATTGCTGCAAAAGCTGATGTTTTCCATATCTTATCGGGAATGTGGAAAACACCAGCAGAGCGGTGTTTTCTGTGGATAGGTGGCTTCCGTTCATCCGAGCTCCTTAAGGTGAGCTCTGTTCTTCTTTTACAAAGCGATTTCTGGCATGGTGCTTTATTAGGTTTCGATATTCAAGTGCCTGGAACCTAGTTTCATACAGACTCAAAGCTTGATTTTCAAGTGCCTGGACCGGTGTTCATCGATAATTTTCTGAACTTAATTGATGTCTTTTGCAGCTTCTTGCAAGTCAGTTGGAGCCTCTAACTGAGCAACAGTTTATGGGTATCCAAAACTTGCAGCAATCATCCCAGCAGGCCGAAGATGCTTTGTCACAAGGGATGGAAGCATTACAACAATCTTTGGCCGAGACATTGGCCAATGGCTCACCTGCTCCCTCGGGACCATCTGGGAATGTGGCAAATTATATGGGCCAAATGGCTATGGCCATGGGAAAGCTAGGAACCCTCGAAGGATTCCTTCGTCAGGTACTTCCCTTCTCTGTGGAATATGGCTTTCTCTACATGTTTTGCAATTTTATTGTGGtggagagagaaagaaatagaGGTGTGTTTGGtgggaaaggaaagaaaataaggaaaatgacTTCTAAATTTGGATTTAGGGTGCGATACTCGGGATTAAGCATCTTTTTcctttcatatttgaattttccgagtaatagatagaaaaattcactcttttctcttcttcatgTTTCCTACTCAATACACCAATATATATAGCTTTCTGTCAATCCAATTTTCTTTCCACTGTACCGAGGAACTTCTTAATCTCTTGATTCTTTTTAGTGCATTGCTTCCACATTTTACTACATGttccattttcttttacaaaatcatatctagGGATTTAGTTTATAGTCTTATAAATAGTGTTGTTGGAACTCGACTGATTTAACAATTTGAATCGGTTGGATCAGGAACCAGCCAATATACTGGTCCAGACAGAGATTAAACCGGCCTCTGAGCAAACCGCTCGGAACCGGGACAAAAAACCGGTGGTTGAGTTggtttatagttttatttatttagttagttagttattGTTGGACTGACTGTCAAATTGGTTGAACTGGGAACTGGTGGTTGATTGATTCAACAATCGGTTCTGTTTTTAAAACATTGCTTATAAATTGATTCTTCCAAGGTGATCACCATATTTAATGATCTCTCTTTTTTCAACTTACCAGGCCGATAATCTACGCCAGCAGACACTTCAACAGATGCACCGGATCTTGACGACTCGGCAATCAGCTCGTGCCCTTCTTGCAATAAACGACTATTTCTCTCGGCTCCGAGCTCTCAGTTCTCTCTGGCTGGCTAGACCTCGCGAGTGAGAAGCAAGATAATAAAATCCATCTCCTATGAACAAACCGATTGCCCGCACCACAGCCGCCACCGCCGCTCTTCCTCAACATCAAGCATCGAAATCTTCCTGAGAAACATGGATACATTGTTGTGTCTTAATGTTTTTTTGGTAACAATAACATGACATTTATAAATGTTGGCAAAAAGTTGTATGTTCATTACTTAAAATGTTGTAAAAACATTTAGGgcaaaaataataatgtgaTTTAGTTTGATGCTTTagaattaagaaacaaaatgaAGATAGGGAATGGTGTATGTAACAAAGGTTAAAAAAATAGTTGTGAATGTGTAttcatgaatatttatatatgaacaATTTACTTgtgttttgtataattttttttgttttttactttgattctttttaactttgtccatataaattttgaagtgtTGTATATTTGTTAACGGGTATctgtattaatttttagtgtttaattcgggatttagagttgatttgatgaatttaaaatttgaactaaattgCATCCATCGGGctgtatttgacaaattaaatgtaaaattaaataaatttataattaacattaaatttatttcattaacaaaatcatgaaaattttaaatataataatattaggaATTAGTATTAATCAAATTCACCTTACAAtacaattaaagtttaaaaattagcattattattttagatatcaaaatatataattttaatcaaatacaaGTATTCaattataccaaaaataatataaataccaTATTAAAAAATGTCAAACTCAAGTATCGGATGATATATCGAGTCTAATTAacactatttaattatttatttagtataaaaatattttatgccttaaatatatattaaaattgaaatatttttgcaCAAAAAATGAttgcttattattattttgatcttTTAAGGTATAATTGACTTTTTCAATGAGATGCtttattacaatatatatatatatatatatatatatatatatatatatatatagattactttttaaataatgagataaatctcaaaattatatatgaactttaataAGATATGCAATGCTTTacttaaaactttgattttgtacaattttatacatgaaattttcattCGATCCAATTTTCATTAATCACCAACAGAATCATCAATATAGAACCATTTTACAGTTACACATATATCTAAATTACAATCTAATTTTCATGTGATTGATTACACCTACAGTTGTTCATGGGTCAAGCCAGgccctaacaaaattttaggcctgaTTGATAGGCTTGGGCCTGGCccaactctataaataggccaAAATTTTTGTCTAAGCTCGACACAGATTATATATGCTAAACCCAGTCCCAAATCGACCTGATTCGTATTAAAGCATATAGTATCGATACAATAGGGAATGTATTGATACATTGACGAGGGTATTGATACTCGgacaatttttctttaattttcaaaatataaaaccttaaaatggtatcgataccatgcAGTGCGTTGATACTTTGTTAAGGTATCCGAGttgggcccgggccaaaaaagctTACCTGAGGCCCGACCCATTTAAAAAACAAGCCTCATTTTTTGTCAAAGTTCATATTTTGAGCCTATATTTTTGTCCATACACTCCTATTTTTGGGTGGGCTTTTAGGCCTAGTCGAGTGGTTTGACCCATGGACAACTCTAATTACACAAAATctaagttcatgtatcaaattgcacattaaatcaaaatttatgtgtaGCTTTGAGATTtatcacttaaattattaaataattattttttatttaattataaaagattaaaaaatttgtATCAATTTGTATGAGCCTATAAGCATTAATACaaactaatatttattgaacatatcataaattatttaataccaactttaaaatcaaataacatgTATCAATTAATACAACCAATACCGATACGATACCAACAACCATGATAATAACCCTCGCGATGCCATAAATACCAAAGCTATCAAATGACAgatttattatagttttaaaagaCTGTACTATTTATAATTCATCATAATTATTATCTAAACAAACAACTTAAAAGTTGTCTCCATCAATGCTTGTTTTTCTTCAAgtcaatttttctttaaaaaaatacaaaatacaaaattttatattttagtatacaatttgtatttttaaaatattataaatttacaataaaatcctttcttttaagtttttttatttcgtgGTTTGAAGAGGTTGAGATTGTGCTTTTGTAAAGTTTTCATAGGTTTTTAGAATCGAACTGTTAGTTGATTGATTTGTTAGTGTAATCggttcaattaaaatttattgaaaatttaaaaataaatgaaaactcAGTTCAATCGATCTGTACCAGTTGTCAATCCAACTGATTCAATGTCATTCTATAGATTGGTGTCTTGATTGATTATTGGTCTAATCGATTGATTCAAACATCATGGATGGCTACACGTGGGTTAATTAATGAGAACCTGATAAGGTGAAAGATGCCTGTTTAAGAAACTATTGGAGTCAAACTTGAAGGGATTGAACGAGACATTTGCTGGATGTGATGGATTGATGGATATTGTCAAAGATTTTCCAATATACCTTTTGCAGATTGTGTGGGCTCGCTAAGTGGGACATGATGCTTAGATGTGATCATGGGGGTGACAGGGGCAAAGCCaggaaatttttttaggggggtcaaaatgaaattttaatttttaatagtctatatctttataatttttaaaggattgaattaaattttcataattctaggggggccaaagtataattttacctttactaatttaaaatttttaatttttctaaagagccaaaataataatttttcattttaagggaaACCgggcccctgccagcccccCTGGATTCGCCTCTGTGGGGCGAAGTTCTCCTCATGAAGTCATGGTGGGGTTTCTATAGTGGTCAAATGCTTTGGGAAAATATAACAAtattcttataaaaaaaaaagagtcaatttatatatttaacgACTATCATTTGCttcaaagctaaaattttaaatttcgaaaagtataagaattaagaataattaaattgaaaaacataaattaaacctACAACGTTACACATAATACAACACTGataataaaacttaacaaatttaactttaCTATTCCAATCAATAccgaaatattaaaattgaaaaaaaaaaacacacacacttaaaactcaaaaaatataaaaattgaaaatttccaaataaaCCCACAAGTTTTAGCAGGCCTTATTGCTTCACATGAGAAATCCTATGCTAGTGGACATTGGGAGCACCATCATGGAGTAACAATGCAAAATggataataattaatttttttaaattggataatgatttgtatattattaatattttattaaatcaaaacccATATTTCATATTCTATACACGTCGagttttgagtaaattaaaattttcttaattatttttattatttttttaaaaaaaatttgatagttgtagttttctttatttatatgatAAGTATATCagctcaattaaaatttttatcgtgtaaaaattattaaaatattaatcgtataaaaattatgaaagtgTGTAAgatgattttagttttatacTAATAATTTATCGATATATGAACAATGAAATAAGCTTGAAAATTAGGGTCAGATCGAACCAAATTAAGGTcaagcttgaaaattttttggaaCCAAATGTCAACTTAGCTCCGCCATGAACAGATTTAGttaaaaaccaacaaaaaagACATACTTGATAAGGTTTTGAATAAACTACGCTCGAAATCGTTAAActgttaataaatttatattttgatcacttaaattttaaaaagttacaaaagaaTCCTTTGATTTTAAACATTTTTGGTGTTGGGGAAAGTTTGGTGGGAAAGTTAGGCCACAAATAATGAAGGGATGGCTTTGATTGTTGTGGCTATAGTTTGGCTCACAAATCAACATCCAATTTTCCCAACCCCCCtttcatttcataattcattAATTGCGCCCCCTCACATGGATAACTATCCTTTTCTCATAAATGGGAGTTTTTGGATTTAATGGgatctattcaatttggtcccaccACCACCGGCAACAAATACTATTTAGTCTAATCATTCAATAAAAAGTCTCTTTgataatgaaaatttcaaaaccaatcCTTAATTTCGTATTTTATCTTGTATAAATATCTTGGCTTATCTCGAGATGTGAAGTTCAGTTTTTCTTCTCCCAGTTAAACTCCCTGATTAAtgtagattattttaatattatttgacccacaaatttagcctataaatagacttttTTTCCACTTTAGAAAGATAACTCATAACATATTTGGGCATTAGCTTTTCAAGCTTTCagagaattttatatttacgttttgagagtttttattttcgggttttggggtttagttttatctccatttttgtactcttcgtaTTTGCCGTtatagtgaaattatttttacccgtgattttttatcatCTTCGGAGGGGTTTTTCACGATATTTatgtttgatcttttcaatttatttattgttttacttgTTCATTACTTAATCGAGTTTATCCCCAACACgggatttatttttattatggttaattaattactcagttcattgaaatgatttattttgattGAAACTGTTAATATAGTCGTAACTTGGAATATTAGAAGGTGGGATTGTTATGTTTAGTAGAAATTGGATATTTGCAGCTAATTTTAATCTagataatatttgaatttgggtATTCTAATTACCATCATAATGCAATATTAACCCACAAATATCTATCATctgaatttgttttaattttttagataatagatttggatttgaatatttgttattCAAATATGATTTCCGTTCCCGAATAACAAATTCAGACTCAAAATCTAAACGTCGAACCCAAAATTCGATCCtcaacaaattcaaatttatttccttttaccttaacaataattattaaaattaaaacaaaattccaAAGAATTGGGTAAGCTTAAATCTTGTATCATCAATGACTATATATGATATATTGTATTATTAGGTTATCTAATTACCAACTAAATTATATTCATTATGAAGCAACCCACcaatatttgttaaattatatactttttgaaatctcattatagattcttatcatatctgttctttttgacGTAATACCTAAAATTACCCATAACTCCtcctcaactcataaataagaaaataatgcgCTTCAGTGTACTCAAACCCACATCCTCTTGCATTAACAACAATATCTATGCTAATTAAATTAAGACCCAATTGACTtgttaaatcatatatttttttatggctaaaataaataaacaaataaattcctAGGTTTTGGACATGTGGGTTCTCTCTTTACAAATCTTTTGAGAACTGTTCCTTAGATTTTATTCCTACactatatatattacatatatctATTgatatagattttatttatcttCCAATCAAGAAGTGCCACCTGTCCTCAAGATTCTAAAAATTTGGTTCACCTCGTTTCGATTCATCTCCCCACCAATGGCAAGTTCCCTTGTGGTGGGaacaaaaatttcaatacattGTATTTGGATGGTccaatgaattttatattttaagccactaaatttaatattatttttatataaatcacgattttttaatttttttccccaTTAAATTGTGAGATTCATTGTTTGCAAATCATACGTGggttttcttttagattttattttgatttagatcTAAATATGTTTCGACTATTAATATGATcgtattttataataattgattATGGTTTATATTTGGGTCTTTGGTGaagctaaaatgtaatttcatcattgTATTGACTtacatctttataattttaaagaattaaattaaaatttatcatttaaggTGGTAAAGTGTAATTTGaccatttattaatttattattttataaaatgtaaagcTATCGatgtgatattttttatttcattttaaggaGTCCTAACCCCTATCAACTCTCTTGATATCATTTTTGTTCGGATGTATTATCTgcaattataattttgtaacttaaaaaaaaaaagaacgaaAACCCCATCAAAATGcattgtcaaaatttttttttggtagaaaatAATAGCTCTAGGCGATTATGTTAAACTGTCGGTTCCTTTAGAAGCATTCATGTCTTCATGTAGAACTCCTTGAACTAAGTTTGGCGGATCTATAAACAGTAACAAACTTTGTGTACCATTATTCGCATGCTTAGTCATTTAGTCAGCGACCGTATTTTGAGAGTACCGTTGGATATGTCGAAATCTTATTTTCTAATTCCGTTTGAGTAAGCCATTAATTAAACGTAGCTCAACCAACCTGCTAAAAGCAGGTCCTCCGACTAGCAttgactaaaaaataataatcaaatttgaatttatgaattaatttaataataaatgttataacacaaaaaaaaattatatctacttataaacaatatatattgactttgattgaaatttttttaattacaattttcatttataatgtttttattttaaaatggaaatgaCACAAATTTAAGGaactaattataataaagttGATGGGAAATATTAACCATTGCTCAATGAGCATCTTCTTCAAACAAAAATTGAGTATGATTAGGTGAGTCTTCAAAAATCGATAACCTATTAAGATCATTAGGAACAATTTTGACCATACAATCTGTTAACCTATTTTACGATTCATGTTTATGATTTATAACTGTCGCTCTTAATAATCTGTCTCCAAAATTCAAACCCGTTTTTTTTAGGTGGCAGTGAAAAGAAAACCATAATGAAGAAATTTGACAATTGTGGTGgtccataaattttaataaaaattaagaagaaggaaaaaaacaagTCATCTAACCAAACTAACCCCTAAAATCCAACTACCAAGGTAGATGCAATCAACGTTGTATTTTATTGTCTTGTCGGCTATTTTTcctctcatttatttatttattttataaatattaatattaatttaatttaatttaatttaattacccCTTTTTCACACAATGTGTTTGAGAGGTCCACTTGCACTTGACAACTCCGCCCATTTCGCTTACTCTTCCCTCTCATTGCTTTACCTTTCTTTgtcaataatttaagaaaaagaattaatgGGTCAAATTTAGTTTTGATCCCTCTACTATgcttaaacttgaaatttagttattatattatattttgatataatttagtctgtttaaatgttattaattaatcgAAATAGTTAACATGATGATAGCTTTTGGTTAAAAtgttgacttttttttttcttgcctAAAAGCATCTCTTTTGATGTGATGCGTATGGGTGATAATGGTTTGATTCGAACcgattttgaaagaaaatgacGGTTTTTatgcaatatttttattttaaaaattcgtgTTGGGATTGAACGAAATATAAAAgctaattaaattgaatcgaattgaatttCACGGTCGAACCAGTTTAGTCAATTTATTTCAAGTAATTTAGATatgaaacattttattttataatataaaattaattataaattaaataaaaaaattagttgaattagATAATGACAATTTTTCAACTTATGAACCCATAATCGAACTTAAACCAAATGAACTTAATAAACTCGAACTAAAACCGAATCAAACACTATAagtcaaaatcaatttattttattcttctcAACCCTAACCAACAATGGTAAGTTGAATTagatagtttttaaaaaaattacataatcattttaaataggGTAAAGtcgaaaattttttaggggttgaaattaaattgtaattttacaatagtaaaaatacaatttcaccattttaatagcctatatctttataacttttaaaggattaaatcaaattttattatttttaagggctgaagtgtaattttacttttactaatttaaaattttaaaaattttaaaaggtctaaatgaaaaatttctattttaagggGCTACGCTGCCAAGtgatataataaacaaaattaacaatttaaactaGAATAGTTAACCGTGTTAattatttagactaattaatgatattataaaatagaaaaatcaaaccgtatcatattaaaatgtagaaattaaaactcaaattttaagataaaaggAGGACCAAAATCCAATTTCACCAAACTAATGATCAAAGTGATGAAACACACACCAaccaacataaaataataatataaatacctcctagtatatatatattatataatatttatatgaaatctCTTTATTTAAAACCTTGTGTTTGCGCTTTGCATTTTACATATttccttcttcatcttcttcattgcTTTGAGCCTTTTGAAATTTCCATTTTCAGAAAACCCCAACAATGCTTTTTCTATTGATTTCATGTTTCTCCTTCATTCTTTTATCCAAATCATTATCTTCCAAGCACCAACGTCACCACCGTGAACGGCGGTTGTTCCCGCCATGGTACGAAGCGTTCACCACCACTTTCATGACCTCATGGTTCCAAAAAGGTACCCTTCAAATCTTCACCTCCACCATGCCATTAAAGAAGCTCAAACCCAAAGCAAAAAACCTCGTATGGTCGTCATCAACGGAGAACCAAAAAGAAGATCACAACAAAACGACGCCGTCTCCGTCGTTGCTGGACTTGCCCGAGCTCGTACTGGACTGCATTTTCGACCGTCTTCAACCGGCGGAGCTTTGTGCCATGTCTGGTGTTTGTTCTTCTTTGAGAGAACGGTGTGTGAGTGACTATGTTTGGGCGAAAAGGATGAAAGGGAAATGGGGGAAAGTGATTGGAGATGCTGCTTATAGAGAATGGCAATGGTATATTGCTTTGCAAAATAGATCCAATCTGTTGAATAATCAAAGGAATCAAAGCAATTTGTCGTTTGAATCTGTTGCTAAAATTTGGCCATTCCTCTCTTGGTTTAACATTAAACCCAGAGCTGAAAAAGAGCTCAAAAATGGCGGATTGGCTGTTGATTCGATCATGGCTTGGTATTTGGCTTTGGAAACTGGTAGATTTTCGTTCCCTGCTCAAGTCTATAATAGAGaggtaattaattaatttaatttaattaatttttcttcgtATAGTTGTTAAATGTAGGGATGAAAAAAAACCGACCCGATTCAATCCGattgtcttttttttctttttaaatcgaGTTTTGAGCCGGTTGGGTCGAATTTAGGAAAACATGTTTCGAGATAATTACTAAgatatttttagtaattaattattttttcttcatatatttgttaaatatagtgatgaaaaaagaaaacccagacTCGACCTGATCCGACCCAATTTAATAgggttgtttttttcttaaatcgAGTTTTGGGCGGGTTGGATTGAGTTTAGAAAggataattatcaaattttttttatatataatattgatttaaaatatatgatattaaagttttatattaatatttgctTTAAGTATAAATGTacttagaaaaaataattaatagtataattaaaaatatttaaaattattattctgtTTTGGTAGGGGAGAAAATTGTTTTAGGggtcaaaaataaataaaaaatatttgagggATTGAAATACAATTTACcattatattaacttataatattttaaaaattaaaaagaattaagagaatttttaattttggggtCAAGACCACTgtccctctccctctccctctgCCCTTGTGTTTTggttaatacaaataaaaatttgggtttgaagtaaattaatatttaattttgaatcgGATTATATTGAGGCATATTAAGTCGAGATCGTAGGTAAGAATCCGTCTTGTCTCGTCCCGCCCCATTTTTAtctctaattaaataatagtaatagtaataaaacattcattagtggtcaatattttaattttaatttaattttttttttatttttgcagaaTGGACATGCTGGGTTTTTGCTATCATGTTATGATGCTAAACTTAGCTATGATTCCAAAACTGACACCTTTCAAGCAAGGTATGGAAATTTATACTCTATGTTACACGGATTCGGTATGCGGGTTTCGGATTATTGTATTTGTTTGACACGAATATGTTTGGATTAAATGTTGTACATTATTTCACGGAAAATGAGAGTTCTTATAATTTATCATGATAATATTCGTTACATTTACGATTGTTATAAATATAAGTTAATAATATAATTGTGATCACAATTTAAATCCCGAATTCAATATATAAGCTCAATGAGGTCGGATTTTTGTACTTTTCAGATACTCGCCTCACGTCCGGCAAACAACAGAGCAGAACATATCATGGGATAGGCTAAGAGCGCCGCCGGTCGATACTTGCTCATATGATCTTCACATTTCCAACTCATTATTTGACTTAAAACCCGGTGATCATATCGAGATCCAATGGAGAAGAAACAGAGAATTCCCCTATGGTGAGTTTCCCAATAATATAAACTCTAATTTGCCGTAAATTCGAGAACTTTCCGTATTcgataatcatattaaattccGACTATTTTAAAGTACAATTTGGTTAAACCCCAAACGGAAAAAAAACTCTC
This genomic window contains:
- the LOC105801388 gene encoding F-box protein At2g26850, yielding MLFLLISCFSFILLSKSLSSKHQRHHRERRLFPPWYEAFTTTFMTSWFQKGTLQIFTSTMPLKKLKPKAKNLVWSSSTENQKEDHNKTTPSPSLLDLPELVLDCIFDRLQPAELCAMSGVCSSLRERCVSDYVWAKRMKGKWGKVIGDAAYREWQWYIALQNRSNLLNNQRNQSNLSFESVAKIWPFLSWFNIKPRAEKELKNGGLAVDSIMAWYLALETGRFSFPAQVYNRENGHAGFLLSCYDAKLSYDSKTDTFQARYSPHVRQTTEQNISWDRLRAPPVDTCSYDLHISNSLFDLKPGDHIEIQWRRNREFPYGWWYGVVGHMESCNGNENHCRCQDTDTVMLEFKQYPSSSRWRKTTINRENHREVGNEGDGFYGGIRKLYNQQEISMWQSLWPNQVIEE
- the LOC105761575 gene encoding transcription factor TGA2.3, giving the protein MGSRTLKNGVENNKKDLSAMPSYVPSVPTSTSSGAEANAIRSSQLPDFGNLDQFRIEDAIDLTRNPLFNQIKSSSQALADAQFGALSKTLASADNNLSAAVVGSQTLPLQKDNQPNLPHISVGRENWGDSNMADGSPRTDTSTDDTEEKNQRFGRGQTNAIVASDSSDRSKDKTDQKTLRRLAQNREAARKSRLRKKAYVQQLESSRLKLTQLEQELQRARQQGIFISSTGDQSHSMSGNGALAFDVEYSRWLEEHNKHINELRAAVNSHAGDAELRTIVDSVTAHFDDIFRLKGIAAKADVFHILSGMWKTPAERCFLWIGGFRSSELLKLLASQLEPLTEQQFMGIQNLQQSSQQAEDALSQGMEALQQSLAETLANGSPAPSGPSGNVANYMGQMAMAMGKLGTLEGFLRQADNLRQQTLQQMHRILTTRQSARALLAINDYFSRLRALSSLWLARPRE